In Chromatiales bacterium 21-64-14, a genomic segment contains:
- a CDS encoding transcription termination/antitermination protein NusG — protein sequence MPLRWYVVHTYSGYENQVRRSLHDRIARSGLEDRFGQILVPTEEVVEMRDGQKRRSERKFFPGYVLVQMDLDDETWHLVKEVPRVMGFVGGTSDRPAPISDREADTILQRVQDGVEKPRPKVLFEPGEVVRVTDGPFNDFNGVVEEVNYEKSRLRVAVLIFGRPTPVELEFSQVEKA from the coding sequence ATGCCATTGCGGTGGTATGTAGTGCATACCTACTCGGGTTACGAGAACCAGGTGCGGCGCTCGCTCCATGACCGGATTGCGCGCAGCGGTCTGGAGGACCGATTCGGCCAGATTTTGGTGCCCACCGAGGAAGTGGTGGAGATGCGTGACGGCCAGAAGCGCCGGAGCGAGCGTAAATTCTTCCCGGGTTATGTGCTTGTTCAGATGGATCTGGATGACGAGACTTGGCACTTGGTCAAGGAAGTGCCCCGGGTCATGGGCTTCGTGGGCGGGACCTCTGACCGCCCGGCGCCGATCAGCGACCGGGAGGCGGATACCATCCTGCAGCGGGTACAGGATGGGGTCGAGAAGCCACGTCCCAAAGTCCTGTTTGAGCCGGGTGAAGTGGTGCGGGTCACCGATGGCCCGTTCAACGATTTCAACGGCGTGGTGGAAGAGGTCAACTACGAGAAGAGCCGCTTGCGGGTTGCGGTGCTGATCTTTGGCCGCCCGACGCCGGTGGAGCTGGAATTCAGCCAGGTCGAGAAGGCGTAG
- a CDS encoding 50S ribosomal protein L11, giving the protein MAKKIQAYIKLQVAAGKANPSPPVGPALGQHGVNIMEFCKAFNAQTQDMEPGLPTPVVITVYSDRSFTFITKTPPASVLLKKALGLPKGSATPNSNKVGKVTRAQLEEIVKAKGSDLTAADIDAGVRTIAGSARSMGIEVEGV; this is encoded by the coding sequence ATGGCGAAGAAGATCCAGGCCTACATCAAGCTGCAAGTCGCGGCGGGGAAGGCAAATCCCAGTCCGCCGGTCGGTCCGGCATTGGGACAGCACGGCGTCAACATCATGGAGTTCTGCAAGGCCTTCAACGCCCAGACCCAGGACATGGAACCAGGCCTTCCGACGCCGGTCGTTATCACCGTTTACAGTGACCGCAGCTTTACGTTTATCACCAAGACGCCGCCGGCGTCGGTGCTGCTGAAAAAGGCGCTGGGCCTGCCGAAGGGCAGCGCCACCCCCAACAGCAACAAGGTGGGGAAGGTTACGCGCGCGCAACTTGAAGAGATCGTGAAGGCCAAGGGCTCGGATCTCACCGCGGCGGACATCGATGCCGGTGTGCGTACCATTGCCGGTAGTGCCCGCAGCATGGGCATCGAAGTCGAGGGAGTGTAG
- a CDS encoding 50S ribosomal protein L1 produces the protein MSNLSKRMRVAREKVVAGKLYPVDDALQLLKELPGAKFKEAVDVAVNLGVDPRKSDQVVRGSTVLPNGTGKSVRVAVFAQGANADAARAAGAELVGFEDLAERIKGGQMDFDVVIASPDAMRVVGQLGPVLGPRGLMPNPKVGTVTPDVAGAVRNAKAGQVRYRTDKAGIVHCSIGKVDFEISALKENLQALLADLQKAKPATARGIYLRKITVSTTMGTGIPVDQSSLATVAT, from the coding sequence ATGTCCAATCTTTCCAAGCGCATGCGGGTGGCCCGGGAGAAGGTCGTCGCGGGCAAACTCTATCCGGTAGACGACGCGCTTCAGCTCCTGAAGGAGTTGCCGGGCGCCAAATTCAAGGAGGCGGTGGACGTCGCTGTGAACCTGGGGGTCGATCCGCGCAAATCCGATCAGGTTGTGCGTGGTTCCACCGTGCTGCCCAACGGCACCGGCAAGTCGGTGCGCGTTGCAGTCTTTGCTCAGGGCGCCAACGCCGATGCGGCCCGGGCGGCCGGGGCGGAATTGGTGGGGTTTGAAGACTTGGCGGAACGTATCAAGGGTGGCCAGATGGACTTCGACGTGGTCATCGCCTCGCCGGACGCCATGCGCGTGGTGGGTCAGCTCGGCCCGGTTCTCGGACCCCGTGGCCTGATGCCCAACCCCAAGGTCGGCACGGTGACCCCGGATGTGGCGGGCGCGGTACGCAATGCCAAGGCCGGGCAGGTGCGCTATCGGACCGACAAGGCAGGCATCGTGCACTGCAGCATCGGGAAGGTGGACTTCGAAATATCGGCCCTGAAGGAAAATTTGCAGGCGCTGCTGGCGGACCTGCAGAAGGCCAAGCCGGCGACGGCCCGGGGGATATATCTGCGCAAGATCACCGTGTCCACTACTATGGGCACGGGTATACCAGTGGATCAGAGCTCGCTGGCGACGGTTGCGACCTAG
- a CDS encoding 50S ribosomal protein L10, translating into MPLAMEDKQAIVAEVNAVAAGAHSAVAAEYRGLTVEEMTELRRSARSGGVYLRVVKNTLARRALQGTAFECMGKGLQGPLVLAFSQEDPGAAARLVSNFAKTHDKLVPKLVSISGQLLPATDLQRIATLPTRDQALSLLMAVMRAPLDKFARTLNEVPGKLVRTLAAIRDQKQAA; encoded by the coding sequence GTGCCACTTGCAATGGAAGACAAACAGGCGATCGTCGCGGAGGTCAACGCGGTGGCCGCTGGCGCCCACTCGGCGGTAGCCGCCGAGTACCGGGGGCTGACCGTGGAGGAGATGACTGAACTGCGCCGTAGCGCACGGTCGGGCGGGGTCTACCTTCGGGTCGTGAAGAACACCCTCGCGCGCCGGGCGTTGCAGGGAACCGCGTTCGAGTGCATGGGCAAGGGGTTGCAAGGACCGCTGGTATTGGCGTTCTCCCAGGAAGACCCGGGCGCCGCCGCGCGGCTGGTGAGCAACTTCGCGAAGACCCATGACAAGCTTGTGCCCAAGCTGGTGTCGATCAGCGGCCAACTCCTGCCGGCCACGGACCTGCAACGGATCGCGACTCTGCCCACCCGCGACCAGGCGCTCAGCCTGTTGATGGCGGTGATGCGGGCGCCGTTGGATAAGTTTGCGCGCACCCTCAACGAGGTACCGGGCAAGCTGGTCCGTACGTTGGCCGCGATCCGCGATCAAAAACAGGCTGCGTAG
- a CDS encoding 50S ribosomal protein L7/L12: protein MSVSKEEILDTISGMTVMDIVDLISAMEEKFGVSAAAAVAAAPSAAAGGEAAAEEQTEFDVVMSSYGANKVGVIKVVRALTGLGLKEAKDLVEGVPSTIKEAVSKDDAAGIKKQLEEAGASVDIK, encoded by the coding sequence ATGTCCGTATCCAAAGAAGAGATTCTCGACACCATCTCCGGTATGACGGTGATGGATATTGTCGATCTGATTTCCGCGATGGAAGAGAAGTTCGGTGTTTCCGCGGCTGCAGCTGTGGCCGCTGCGCCTTCCGCCGCGGCCGGTGGTGAGGCTGCTGCCGAGGAGCAGACGGAATTTGACGTAGTGATGAGCAGCTACGGGGCCAACAAGGTTGGTGTCATTAAGGTGGTCCGTGCCCTGACTGGCTTGGGCCTGAAAGAGGCCAAGGACTTGGTGGAGGGTGTCCCGTCGACGATCAAAGAGGCCGTCTCCAAGGACGATGCTGCGGGCATAAAGAAGCAGCTCGAAGAGGCCGGTGCCAGCGTCGACATCAAGTAG